The following is a genomic window from Microtus pennsylvanicus isolate mMicPen1 chromosome 3, mMicPen1.hap1, whole genome shotgun sequence.
GgtaaataagaaaacacacactttCTAATGGTAACTTTCGCTTTTACTTCATCTTAAAaatgcctttctaaaaatctctgtctccacacagctacacagcacTTCTTTCTCCATCACAGGTCTCTCCTACTTCTCCCTACATTTATCCTGCTTCTTCTCACAGCCAAAAGCTCTGGACAAATATGAACTGCATTCTCAGggtcacacagcaagcacttcattcattcattcattcatttatttatttatttatttatttatttattatgtatacaatattctgtgtgtatgcctgaaggccagaagagggcgccagacctctttacagatggttgtgagccaccatgtggttgctgggaattgaactcaggacctttggaagagcaggcaatgctcttaaccactgagccatctctccagcccccagcaagCACTTCTTgaataaacaataagaaacagagccgagcagggcagtggtggtggggcacgcctttaatcccagcactcaagaggcagaggcaggcggatctctgtgagttcgaggccagcctggtctacaagagctagttccaggacaggaaccaaaaagctacagagaaaccctgtctcgaaaatccaaaagaaaaaaaagaaagaaagaaacagagccatACCGGTCATACAGTTTCTCTCAGGCTAGGGATGTCACACTGACCGGCCAGTGAGTAACACACGTAGCTCTAAGTGGTCAGAGTTCCCAGACAGAAAGTGACATTGAAACTCAGGACTTACAGTAAATAGTTGGCTGAACCTTGAGATTGGGAATGCGTGCAGAAAGTCCACTGCTGAGCCACTTATGTCTATTAAAGTTGCTTCATGCTCTGACCTCGAATCAGCAATAAACACCTGGGAAATATATTTGTCTCTAAGGGCAACTAGATATTCATCTCCAGGGGCAACCAGTTTGCTTTGAATTTATTCTGAAGTCTAAAATAgctgtctttgtgactgagaatACTATTACTTTCTTATGTCAGTCTAAGTAATGAAAAATATCCTTATGAATCATTTCtatttatcaaaattatatagTTAAGCAgaatcatcttcctgaccatccacagttATATGTGTGTCCAGTAGATGTAATAttttcacaaaacaaacacacaagcagtgggaaAATACCCAGAACTGTTATTATTGGCACGTGAGAAAAATTAGAGAACCTCCAGCCTTACCAAGTGGGGCTCCCATCAGAGTCACTCATCTGGTAGATCAGACTGTTGAATACCagttgtcacctgctgtatacTCCCATGGCCTCCagcaatacacacacagaaagacagtaggtaggtgggggaatggagatgtagttcagtggtagagtacctaCTTAGCATGAGCAAGACCCTTAGTTCAAATTATAGCTACAGAAAGCAATTAAGTTagaaggtggcagaggcaggagacaggagcattaaaataaataaaataaggtcCATAATTAAAAGCTAAGGTAAATACCCATGAGTCCAAACAACTGAATAAACTTTTCCTTCCTGGCTGATTGTGAACTGGACCTCGTAACTTGCTCTAgaatactgaaagaaaaacagtaaCTTTGCAGTGGAAAACTTGGACAATACTAACTTAACCAAAGACTCTTAAGTTAAGGTCCCCAAAGATGAGGCATATTGATGTAATGGCACACCCTCAACAAGTTGCCAGGAAAAGGGCACCTCACACTGTGGTAGTCTCCCCTAAACCCCAGTGCAATTATAAGAAAACGTGACAAGGGGACTGGAaggatagcttagtggttaagagcactgactgctcttctagaggaccagagttcaattcccaacatccacacagcagcttacaactgtctgcaacCTCAGTTTCAAGGGACTTGATACCCTCACAAGgatatacatgtgggcaaaaacaccaatgctcataaaataaaaattaattaattaattaattaaagagaaaagaagacattATAAGTTCAAATTAAGAGACAGTCTACAAAATAACCAACCTGGACTCTTCAAAAGTGTCAAGaccattaaaacaaataaaacaacaaaatctacAAAAACACCAAAGCTGTTACAGACCAGAGTTGTCTAAAAAGATATGTCAACTGCATACAGCCTGGTAACTTAGCCTGACTCCTGGAATAAACTGAAGAGCATTAATGAAGGAAAAACACCAGTAAAACTAAAACTCTGTAGTATCAGAGTAGTGCACCAGTGTTAACTTCTTAGCTTGGAGAATTGCACAAACATTTTGTAAAAATGTGAATACTGGAGAACTTGTGCAAAGGGCATATAATAACTCTCTGTATCATCATTTAAACTTATCAGTAGAGGAAAACTATtccaaaccccctcccccccaaaaaaaaccccattaatcggaaggcaaaggcaggcatatcttttgagtttaaagccagccagagctacatagtgtgaccctgtctcaaaaaaaggaaacatttattcaAAACACATGGGGCAGGGAGGACTTGGACTAATACTCAGTGGATagagtacttgcccagcatgcacaaagccctgaagTCAATCCCTAGCACCAAACATGGATGGTACACACgtataattccaacacttgggttAGGAATGCAGGGTCATCTatggctacacagtaagttcaaggccagccaacgTTACATAAGATGATGTACATCAGTGGAAGCCACAAGTAGTGGCACTCACTTgcgattccagcacttgggaggctgaagcaggaggactgccaaGAATCCTAGGTAGCTTGAGCTGGATACCAAGTACCAGCCAAGCCaatgctacatagcaagactctgtttcaaaaatgaaacaaacaaactaaaaccaGATACAAGGCCTTGGGATACAGACTggtggtagaacatttgccttcTGTGCACAAGGCATGGATGGAGGCGGGCACCCACCTACAATCTGAGCTctaggacacagaagaaacagaactGGAAATTCAGGTTAGCCTAAGCTGCACACAGCAAGACTTGTTGGTTTtacaaaggctggagagatggctcagtggttgagagtccGCATTGGTACTGCTCTTTTAgctgtcctgagttcagtttccaacacccacatcaggtaatTTACAACTGTGTAGTTCCAGCCTCACTGGGATCAGatgtctctggcctccaagggcacctgcacttgGTGTGCACACAGCTACACATgaacatgtaatttaaaataaaaataaaaaaaaaacagctggatatgatggtgcatgcctttaatcccagcacttgggaggcagaggcaggcagatccatgagtttgaagctaccctggtctacaaagttccaggatagccagggatacacagagaaacctgtcttgaaaaaccaaaacaaacaaacaaaaaaaacccaaagacaaacaaacaacaaaaacaaaactacaaaaaaatcaaaaacagatggaacaaaataaaaaatactgaacATGATAAATTTAATCTAAATATCAGTAATTgtgtcttttaattttgtttttagtgacagggttactctgtgtaacatctctgactgtcctggaactcactttgtagaccaggctggccgtaaactcagagatctgcctgcctctgccttctgactgctgggattacaggtgtgtgccatcacctgccaccaccgcctggaatAATTGTGTCATTTTAAGTGGGCTAGTCATTTTAATAATTGTGTCATTTTAAGTGTCATTTAAAGGTCCAGTTAAATGCAAAGATCATTAAATCAGATTTTCAAAGTCAAATATGCTTTCAAAAGACAAACCTCAATGGCAAATACACAGGAGAGTTCCAGGTTAAAGGTTAGGGAGAACAGGTAATGGAAAGTACTTTTAGTGGTAGGACTGACTTCTAAGTATACAATGACTCCCTGAGcatgtgtttttgattttgtcttttttttgacacaaggtctcagaAAGTCCAGGCTCTACCTCACTGTGTAACTGAGACTACCCTTGacctcctgatcttcctgcctcttcaccctcccctcccctcccttcccctcccctccctttcctgggATATGAGACACTTCTGACTATAACATGGTCTTAAAGCTTTGGAAGGGCTATCCAGCAGTGTTCAGGATACTGTCCTTTCCCACCATCCCAAAGGACCACgcttttccttattttctcttttgttgggAACTTTTGAACCAGCCTGTTCACAGTTGCAAAGGGACCCTTTCCCCACTAACAAGATAGCTGAGCATCAGGACCCCTTAACAGGAAGGCACTTCCTTGTCTTTCCAAGTTAAGCCGGGTTTGCCGGAGTGGTGAATACACTAGGGTATCTGGCCAATGAGATGCTTCTGGATAGAAACAATCCCAGCCATCAAGCAAACCACACAGACCCTTAAGGGTTAACAGAAGTCTACCTGGTTGTTTGTTAAgcctcaaagaaataaaagggcTCGCTAATGCGGAAAAAAGCTCATCTCATCTCCGCTCAGACTAACAGTTTCAAAGTCACATTTCTTTGCACAAGTTAATAAAGAGGCACCTAACTCTTTTCACCGTACGCCGGGAAGCTATCGCTTCCCACCTGGTTCACTTCGGCCCAGGCCGGAAAGCTTCCGTGAGGCATCCCTAATGTCACCACCTGTCTGAGTTCGGAGGTTGGCCTGCCTCTAGGCCCGATACCCCATAGCCTCTAGGACACGCGACGGGGACCCTACACCGCTGTTACTCACCATTGCATGTGGAAAGTGTGGCCACAGTGGATGGCAGCCACGTCGCGGGAGTGATCGAAGAAGTCGGAGCAGATAGTGCACAGAGCGCGGATAGGCATAATGGTTCGACTCAAGTGACCAGGACAGCCCGTGAAACTGCAACAGATTCAGCTTGGTGGCCGCACCGCCGCGGCTCCACTTCCTTCAAATTTCGCTCCACTGCACAACTTCCGGTGCTGGACCGGAAGTCATGACAACCAACCATAGCTGATTACTTCGCTCTGATTGGACAAACTTCAGGGCGGGGAGGAGCGCTGGATCAGCAGGGATAAAAGGCCCGCCAACTGTGCAGAATCCTGGGACTTAGCGTGGCCGCTCTTTGGGATCTCCTAGGAATGGATCCCCATTTCTGCTAGTAGTGGCCTGCGATGGACTGGGGCGGAAAACAGTGACGCCGCAGGCTGATCCCTATCCCTGCTAAACTGAGTATTGTGTCAAACTAGAGCTAGTGCGAAGCGAACCAGACCTCTTCTTGCTGCACGTCGGGGCAATCTAATAGAATGACATCCCAAGGCAAAGGGATGACGGTCCCAAGGTTATGAAAAGTGATAGTGTGCCGGCAGCCACAGTTCACAGACCAGAAGAAGAGACCCACTTTCTCAGCCTTCTATTATGGTCTTGGAAAGATGAACACATTAAGTCCCAACCCATCAAAACAATACTACACTAGCCTTGCCTTTATTCAAATATGACCTAATAACCCTTGAAATTAGGTAGATACTAGGGCCAGTAATTTAGCTCTTATCTCCCAGGATTCCTCATGCCTGGGACTGTAGGATAATGATTTTTGGAGGCACAGATGCTTCAAAGACCAGGAAATAACAAACCCTCTTTATTATTCCCACATCAGATAATTTAAGGTCCTCCTTGAGAAAGCAACCCAGGTGAGTTCAGCAAAGCCCATCTGAGCTGAAGCAAGTCTCCGTAGGGATTCTAATGATATAGTTAGCAGTATTACTCCCCCAGAAGAGACATACATGACTCCAGCCGGGGAAGACAGAGTGAAATCTTTTTGGTCTAAGTGGAAAGCACAGGTATTCACAGGAAGTAGGTATCAACATACAGCACAGAACTTTTGTGCAATCCCaccctctccccagcccaaaGAGGCCCACTCTGGCCACAAGCAAGGTCTCTCCCTGGAATGGTTGGCCCTGAGTGGATCCCATCTCTATGTCCAAGTTAAGACAAAGGCTCCTTGGTCCACAAGAGTTGGAAAAGCGTCAGCCCTTCAGGCACTCACTCAGGGATAGTTCTTGGCTGAAATACATCACTCACATGGTTCTCTAGAGTCCAGAGGATCCCCAGCAACACCACCCAAGTATTCATTAGAACAGGTGACCTACACTTTCACCCCAAGCAATGCACTGAGCAtcagcctttcccctcccccactgcctcccatgggacagaggaagcaaaggcaagaggGTGGCCAGAGGCTTTGCAGGGTGACGTTTATTTGCCAGGTTCAGTAGGCACACAGTTAGCCCACCAACCTTCACATACCAGAGCAGACCCACAGGCATGCAGGGAGAAGGGCAGGACCACCATGGAGTGCCGAGCTAAGGCAAGGACCAGCGTGGCTGCCTGTTCAGGCTGTGATAGGGTTGAACCAAGGGCACCTGTCAAGAGCATCCTCCAGGACCGAGGAATCTTATTCTGCTTCCTCATCCCAGCAAGAGTAACTTAACATGGCTGAGTGATACTTCAGCCCGTCATAGCAGAAATAGAGGAAAATCCTCTCCACGTCGCTGAACAAAGAGCAGAAAATCTGCCGCTGTAAAGAGCAAACTCGCAAGCAGCCTATGAGGTACTGCCATGCctccctgggaggaagaggattTATGGCCTGAGCCTGCGTGAGGTGGCCACAGGTAAGATCTCTTCCTGTGGTAGTGGCATCTAGGAAGACCATGGGGGTAGTGGCATCTAGGAAGACCAGCCCTCCCTATCCCACTCAGAGGAAGGACCCAGCTAGGTTGGGGCCCTGGTGCTGACCCTACACTGTTCTCCCAGGTCTCATCGCTGCATCCTAACTGTTTCTCCCTTCCTTTAGAATTTCATAAGAATCAGGATACAGAGCAACCCATTACAGGACAAAGGAAGGCAAGAAATAACACAAGGATCAGAGGGCCTACCCAGGGGAAAAGATGGAAGCTTCTACCATTCTATCCATTCTCTCTCCCACATCTGAGGATCCCCATAGCTAACGTGCAGTGCCCCCAACCATGTGACCAGACTTGACTTAAAGCACACTGCCCTAGATTTCTGAGTCCTCTCAAGCAGCCAGTGTCTACCCCTAGAGCAGCTCACACACCGCAGATACACACCTTCATGTGCAGGAGCCTAACACTGCTGATAGGGCCTCGCTGGAGGACCAGCTCTCAGGGCAAGGCCACCCAATTTAGGGCCTGGGAAAGTACGAGACTTGCAGGGCCTGCCTGGGGAAATgatgaggcaggaaggaaggagaaggagagcaaggaccCCCTGAGTTTCTTCCCTAGAGCAGCATCCCACAAGGAACAGAAACTGGTGAAGCTAGCGAAAGACAGGAAAGCCACAAGGAATCCATGCAGGGGCTAGGGCTGGCCCTGCCTCTGGCCTGCCcaccactcacacacatccacacaggaGACAAGACTGCTCTCCCATGGCCCCCAGGCATGCCCCACTGGGATGAAGGAGCTTGGGGGAGCTAGGGCATCATGCCAGTGACTCTATATACAATGAGAAGCCCCTCATCCACACTCCCACCCAATTTCCCATCCCTCAAAGCCCCCAACAGGCTGCCCATTCAGCTCGTCTTCTCCCTCTGAGACTCCTGGGCACAGCCAGTAGCCTCTTCTCCTTTACTAGAGGGAGGAGTCTGGCCTGTGGCACCCTCTAGAGCTGTGCTGTCCGGCTGGGCTACAGCCGGCTCAGGGGTGGCAGCTGCCTTTGCAGCTGGCCCAGCCCCGCTTTGGGTGGCGGGCACTGTGCTCTCTTCTGTAGCCGGGGTAGCTCTCCCATCGGTAGCTGGTGTAGCACTCCTGTCAGTAGCTGGAGTGACACTCCCGTCAGTGGCTGGGGTGATGCTCCCATCAGTGGCTGGGGTAGCGCTGCCATCTGTGGCTGGGGTAGCGCTGCCATCTGTGGCTGGGGTAGCACTACGATCTGCAGAGGCTATATTATCACTCTTGGCAGCACCCCCAGCATCACCCTCTGTGGCTGCAGGAGCACTACCCCCagaagctgcagctgcagctgctgcaaAGGCCCCACCGGCAGCCCCAGGAGTGGCAGTATCTGAAGCGGACTGGGCTGCAGCTGTGCCAGACTGCTCTGGTGCCCGGAGACGTTTCATGAGAGTGGTCACTCGGACAGCCTTCTGCAAGGAGGACAGTGAAGAAAAGCTCGTGGTGAGGTTTGCTGGATCTACTCCTTCAAAACGGCTAACCCATCCCCTTCCATAGTACCCCAGTTGCCTCTGGCCACCCAGCTGCTCAGTACTTCAAGTTAAGATAATAGCAGAAGCTAGAAGCCGCATATGATAGCCTGAGAAAAATTCGTGTTCAGCTGAAGAGGTGCAGCGGCAGCAAGAAACTGTGGGTGCAAGAAGAAGCACTTGAAATTGGGCCAAGAAGAAAGCGAGCCAAACCCTACCTTCCACTTGGCTCTGGCAAAGTTCTTTTCAATCTGGGCACAGACACCATCCTTGATGTTCTTATCAGAAGCGGCATTACCAGAAATCCTAGAAAGGAGGCAAGTGCCGCAGATAGGACGCTCTGTGCCTTCATGGAGACGACACAGCCCTCCCTCTGCGCCTCAAGGATAAGGACTCCCGGTGTAAGAAGTTCAGAGGGTAACCAGAACTTAGCCTCAACTCCCATTCTCCACAGGGCCCTGCTCACCATTCGTGGGAGATGGCCTCTTCTGCAGTGATCCGCTGGTCTTGCTCCACCTCCATCAGCCTTGTGACCAGGTCTTTGGCTGGGGACAAAGCCAGGGATGGGCTAGGCATGGGCGCCCCATCTCATTGTCTAGCTGTGATGAATGGGCTGGGGAGCAGGAGTAGAATCCAGCAGAAGCTGAGAGCAGCGCCTCCCTCCTTACTGCCCTCTGCTCTGCCCACATGCTGGCCATCTCCTCACCTGCCTGAGAAATATCGTCCCAGTATGGAGAGTCAAACTCATAGTCACCAGCCAGGATCTTGCGGAAGAGATTCTTGTCGTGGTTCTCATAGTCATCTTCTTCTACCTCCTCATAGAAGGGTGGGTTGCCTGAAAGGCTACATAGAGCAGGGTCACCTAGGGAGGCCACAGAACAACCGCCCAGCCCACCTGGCTGCAAGTCCAGCTATGTGCCCTTTCACTCACAGGATGTACATGATGACACCAATGGCCCAACAATCCACAGGGCGTCCATACCGCTGCCTTCCTACCACTTCTGGCGCTAAAGAAAGGAAAGTGTAGATCTGCTGGTTAGCCTCAGGCCAACCAGGTATTGTACCATCCATCCCCACTTCCAGGGCCAGAGACTTCTCCCTACCCCAAAGTCTCTCCCTGAAGGCTGTCCCCTCCACCATCCCCTGTCCCATCCCTCCTTGCCCAGATACTCCGGGGTCCCACAGGGCTCCTTGATGAGGCCATTCTCTAGCTTAGCCAGGTGGAAGTCACTGATGACAATCTTTGAGTTCTTCAGCCTGTTGTAGTACACTAGGTTTTCCAGCTGTCCAGAAGAGAATGGTGGAGCGGGGGCAGAGGTTATCTCGAGGGCCTCAGAAGCTGGACAAGAGCCCAGTGTGGCACTCACTCCATTCCCAGTTACCAAGCAATCCAGTCACTCTGGCTCTGGCCTTACCTTGAGGTTCCTAT
Proteins encoded in this region:
- the Camkv gene encoding caM kinase-like vesicle-associated protein; amino-acid sequence: MPFGCVTLGDKKNYNQPSEVTDRYDLGQVIKTEEFCEIFRAKDKTTGKLHTCKKFQKRDGRKVRKAAKNEIGILKMVKHPNILQLVDVFVTRKEYFIFLELATGREVFDWILDQGYYSERDTSNVVRQVLEAVAYLHSLKIVHRNLKLENLVYYNRLKNSKIVISDFHLAKLENGLIKEPCGTPEYLAPEVVGRQRYGRPVDCWAIGVIMYILLSGNPPFYEEVEEDDYENHDKNLFRKILAGDYEFDSPYWDDISQAAKDLVTRLMEVEQDQRITAEEAISHEWISGNAASDKNIKDGVCAQIEKNFARAKWKKAVRVTTLMKRLRAPEQSGTAAAQSASDTATPGAAGGAFAAAAAAASGGSAPAATEGDAGGAAKSDNIASADRSATPATDGSATPATDGSATPATDGSITPATDGSVTPATDRSATPATDGRATPATEESTVPATQSGAGPAAKAAATPEPAVAQPDSTALEGATGQTPPSSKGEEATGCAQESQREKTS